aaaaaaaaacatgtagttAAGATGATGGTTTTTAATTAGCTGCTGTAAAACAATGTAGTAACAATCAATAAATGCAAGATGACATTAACTGCTTTTTAGGTAAGTACTATATGTGCTTTTGGAGaactgttttctacagtcattggtttgCTGGACAAAGTGGCCCACCCGAGGGGTCCCCTGCCATTGACCGGCAAGTCACCCTGGCTGAGAATTGCCTGGTTGCCAGGGCAGAAGGAGCAGAGCAGGGCAGGCAGCCACCCCTGCTAGCGCTGAGAAGTAAGTTCCCTTGACCCGCCCGGCAGAGTGGGCGCTGCCGATGTGGCTCATAAACCTGTTCTTTTCCCCTCTTCTTCCCCAGGCCCCGGAAATGACAGGCACTGCACTCATCCACCGGCACAGGTCTCAGGGCAGGAGTGGTGAAAGTTCTGGCAGCTGGGACACCTTAGGTGTTCTGCGCTGCTGGGGCTCTGTCAACCCCCACGCCCCCGGCCCTAGGTGGAGGTACAGCATTCTAGTAAGGTGTCAAGGGGGTATACGCCAGGCTTTGGTGGAGACGGACTGCACGCAGCCCCtggttcaccaaagcctgcttcACCCCAGGACATTATTGGAGGTGGAGAGGGTGGAGGTTAAATGTGTACATGGGGCATTCACAAACAAAGAACATGGAATAAAGCCTGCAGTCAGTTTGTGCCTGTCATGTCCTCTAAGTTTAGGAACACATTGGGTGGGATTTAATAAACTTTTGGGGCAGTATGTGGGGTTCCGATCACGATATTTAGCGATCACGTGTAGTGTCTGCGTGGCGCTCAGCGGTGATGCGGGGTTGTCCGACACCGACTCCGAGTGGGAGGAGACTCACTAGGGCCTTACGAGAAGGCCCTGCCGGTTCCGATGATTTGCCCCACAGAAGATTTTCCACTGGGACAGTCTCGGGATGACACCCTACGCTCAGCCTTTGACAAAGTGATAGAAATTGATGATCACTTCCTTCCTACCCGCGCTTTGTGCTATTGAATGATACTAACagaagaaaatacagttaaCACTGACTTAATAAAAAAGTATTATATTTTATCTCAGATTTGATCAtcagtacacacacactgtttttaTCCCTTTAACTTTTTTTGGTTAATCAGTTGATATAATAAGAAAGTTAaatatacaataataaatactttaaatcatATGACAATGTAGCTGTCACTGTGTTTATTAGTGTTTGGTAAACTAGAAGTCTTCATAGTAGCATCCACAATTCAAGTCTTTATACAAATAATGAAAGAAAGTTTAATGTGAAATTActgaaatatatgaaatattatggcTTTGTCTGCCagagtgtttttctttaaactaaTCGGAACACTTTTACTGGCAGTCAGTGATGTCGCTGAAAGGCAAGGTTCTAATGTTGTGTTGCCATAGTCTCCGAAGTTTGCTTTTAAAGCTCACTCACAGTTAGAAAAGTCAAGCATCCAGACATTTGAAGGACTATTTGCACATTAAGGTGACATTTTCGATTTTAAAAGTTCTCAAAACATTAAgatgaaaaaggaaacaagaaaagtTACGACTGAGGCAGATAAGAAAGATCCAGGAGatcaaagtaagtaaaaaaaCGGAAAATCTAGCTCAAATCCCCCAAATAACAGAATCTACATTTCTAAAACTGTTGACACTCTGTGTATAAAATGATTCATTTTTAGAGGATTTAAATCCTATGTTTGATTGAAACTAGTGTAAATGCAACATGTCTAATCAAAGAAAGGTTACTGGGGCACTTTGTCTTTTGGTAAAATAATGTGACAAGTTTATTCTTGGACTGAGCGGTGAAAACAGAGCAACAAGTGTCATCAGTATCTAAGACTTAGTAGACCTAGTATGGACTCGTGTTGGTCTGTTTTTTATCAAAAGCATAAActtgttattatattttaagCAATACTAATTTAAAATTCAGTGGCATCAAAATGCTTCCAGTCCTGATGTCGAACGCTCTTTTTCActaatgtgttgttgttgtttatagaTTGTAAGACCAGAATGACAAAAAGAAAGGCCAGTCCTGAAAAAAAGACCCCCATAAAAAGAAGGAGGGTCAGTGAGCAGGCTGGTCCTTCCACCAGCTCAGATGCTCATGTGGTCAAAGGAGTCAAGCGCAAGGTCCAACAAGATGAAGCGGGGACAACCAATACAGCAAAAAAGTGTAAACTTCTTGACCATATGAGCGGTGACAAGGGGCAAGCATCTTCCTGGTTGGACACTGGTAAAGGTAGGCTAATTAGTTGAGTGAGGGGTAGATTAAGTGTACAGCTGGTTGCTGGGTTTAAGATATTAGTGTTTGGGTGATATTTGTGTCTATTATCTAATAAGCTGATGTGCTTTTGGTGTTTTCCACATCTGCAGACTGCAGCATAGACATTTCAGAGAGCTGCAGTAAAAACCAAAACGCTGGCAAAAGGAAAGCTGCGGGAGACAGGAGGGACCCACCTAAGAAGAAGAACGTGGACCAGGACGAAACCAAAAATGTTGCCAAAAAGTCAGTGGCCGAACAGAAACGTAAGTAGCAAGCAGCTTGGCTTTTATATTCAGGTGAAGAGCAAAATGAACATTTAGGGTAGAGCAGAGAGTAATTTGTGTGACAGCTGTAGTAAAACCcaatttgtttgtctgtttaggTGACTTCCAAGCGAGATACGTGGAGGAGCACCGGcttggagaaggaggctgcGGAGCAGTGTTTGCTGGCTACCGCATAAAAGATCATTTTCCAGTAAGTGTTCAGATGGTGGTAGTAAGGCAGTAACGCAGATAAGGGATAATATCGTAAGCTGAGACGTGtgctgttttacacctttaattaTGTCATACTGAGGAAATGCTGATCAATGCCCTGTGTCTTTTAGGTGGCCATCAAACACATCCCAAAGGGGAAAGTGTACTGCAAAGTGACGGTAAATGTGCAACACTTGAATTGTTTTTACATTAGTGGATTGCATGCAGGGTTCACCTGTGGAACGTCTGTTCCTCATCATCCACTTTGTCGAATTATTTCAGGATGAAAACGGGAAGCATCTGTCAGTGGAAGTTGCCATCATGCTGAAGCTTGCAGCTGAAGCAGATGGATCAGTGGGAACATCAGCCCCAGTGTCTCTGCTGGAGTGGTTTGACTTTGGCAGAGAGCTGATCCTGGTGATGGAGAGACCCGTCCCCGCTGTGGACCTGGATAAATACATAGAAGAAAATGGAGGATTTTTACCAGAGGACAAGGCCAAGGCAAGTTGACTTGCCTTAGAAGAGCCTTAGACTGTACATCATTCAATCAAAGCACAGAGTATTAGAGAAACATTAACCCATTGATTGATTATTGTCTTTTTCATCGTTTCCAGGTCATTCTGAAGCAGCTGGTTGATGCTGCGAAGCACCTGGAGGATAAACACATCTTTCACCGGGACATCAAGAGTGAGAACATTCTAATTGAGACCGGCTCAGATGTACCGCGTGTTCGTATCATCGACTTTGGACTGAGCTGCTTTGTTAAGGAGCGGTCGCTGTACCGCGTCTTCTATGGTAACATATTCTGCTCTTGCTCTTCACAGATGTAACAattttcaccttttgttttagaagaaattgcaattgtgtctgtttattAGGTACAGACATTTACTCCCCTCCCGAGTGGTACAGGCGCAGTTGCTACAGGTGTGGACCCACCACGGTATGGCAAATGGGAGTGGTTCTGTACGAAGCGCTTCATGTGGGGGACTTTAACACCACGAGCTTCCTCAAAAAGCGCCTGAAATTCAAAAGCCGTCTGTCTAAACGTAAGAAAACGTCACACTTCAAGATTGACTGATGGCTTGGACCACTGGAAcgatcaccttcatgttttttctctttcctttctttccagGCTGCCGGGATTTCTTGGACGCGTGTTTAACCAGAGTCCCAGAGATGCGGCCGACGCTGGAGGACCTCCAGCATCACGCTTGGCTGAGATAAacccatcacacacacacacaaacacacgcaatTCAGACGTTATCATGTATGTGTGATATATGAggtaactttctttttttctgtttgacaggaaataatttttttaattgccCTATTTTAAACTTTGGTGTTTTGGAATTcctgtaaccccccccccagccATCCCAGGAAAGGGGATCTCTCTTTGAATGGGCTTTCCCGAGGTTTCTTCCCGTCAATCTGGCCCCCccaggggagtttttcctcgtcTTCATAGAGAGCTTGGGCTGGGTCAGGAGCTCCATCAAAACTGTCTTTAGTTGATTATTTTAAGGTAATCATATTCTTTAAAgtaatcaaataaaaaacagtaaaaatctgAAGACTTGAAGTAAactttcattaaaataaaacttgtttaaTTCATCTTTGCTGAGGATACTGTGTTATTACTATTTCAAGGATTGTATTTTACCCACGATGCATTTTGACAAGTAAgaaaattaaaaggtaaatcaGGTTCAGGTATATACAAAGAAAGTCACACTGCCACTGCTCTGAAGACTTGCATCTGTTGCCCTAACCCCCAACCAGTCTTGACAGATTTCCTGGTTCTAGCAGAGGTTGCAGCAGTTGGGTGGGATTTAATAAACTTTTGGGGCAGTATGTGGGGTTCCGATCACGATATTTAGCAGTGTGTAGTGTCTGCGTGGCGCTCAGCGGTGATGCGGGGTTGTCCGACACCGACTCCGAGTGGGAGGAGACTCACTAGGGCCTTACGAGAAGGCCCTGCCGGTTCCGATGATTTGCCCCACAGAAGATTTTCCACTGGGACAGTCTCGGGATGACACTCTACGCTCAGCCTTTGACAAAGTGATAGAAATTGATGATCACTTCCTCCTGCGTGGACCTACCCGCACTTTGTGCTATGGAATGAtactaacagaaaaaaatacagttaacaCTGACTTAATAAAAAAGTATTATATTTTATCTCAGATTTGATCAtcagtacacacacactgtttttaTCCCTTTAACTTTCTTTGGTTAATCAGTTGATATAATAAGAAAGTTAaatatacaataataaatacttttaaatCATATGACAATGTAGCTGTCACTGTGTTTATTAGTGTTTGGTAAACTAGAAGTCTTCATAGTAGCATCCACAATTCAAGTCTTTATACAAATAATGAAAGAAAGTTTAATGTGAAATTActgaaatatatgaaatattatggcTTTGTCTGCCagagtgtttttctttaaactaaTTGGAACACTTTTACTGGCAGTCAGTGATGTCACTGAAAGGCAAGGTTCTAATGTTGTGTTGCCATAGTCTCCGAAGTTTGCTTTTAAAGCTCACTCACAGTTAGAAAAGTCAAGCATCCAGACATTTGAAGGACTATTTGCACATTAAGGTGACATTTTCGATTTTAAAAGTTCTCCAAAAATTAAgatgaaaaaggaaacaagaaaagtTACGACTGAGGCAGATAAGAAAGATCCAGGAGatcaaagtaagtaaaaaaaCGGAAAATCTAGCTCAAATCCCCCAAATAACAGAATCTACATTTCTAAAACTGTTGACACTCTGTGTATAAAATGATTCATTTTTAGAGGATTTAAATCCTATGTTTGATTGAAACTAGCGTAAATGCAACATGTCTAATCAAAGAAAGGTTACTGGGGCACTTTGTCTTTTGGTAAAATAATGTGACAAGTTTATTCTTGGACTGAGCGGTGAAAACAGAGCAACAAGTGTCATCAGTATCTAAGACTTAGTAGACCTAGTATGGACTCGTGTTGGTCTGTTTTTTATCAAAAGCATAAActtgttattatattttaagCAATACTAATTTAAAATTCAATGGCATCAAAATGCTTCCAGTCCTGACGTCGAACGCTCTTTTTCACtgatgtgttgttgttgtttatagaTTGTAAGACCAGAATGACAAAAAGAAAGGCCAGTCCTGAAAAAAAGACCCCCATAAAAAGAAGGAGGGTCAGTGAGCAGGCTGGTCCTTCCACCGGCTCAGATGCTCATGTGGTCAAAGGAGTCAAGCGCAAGGTCCAACAAGATGAAGCGGGGACAACCAATACAGCAAAAAAGTGTAAACTTCTTGACCATATGAGCGGTGACAAGGGGCAAGCATCTTCCTGGTTGGACACTGGTAAAGGTAGGCTAATTAGTTGAGTGAGGGGTAGATTAAGTGTACAGCTGGTTGCTGGGTTTAAGATATTAGTGTTTGGGTGATATTTGTGTCTATTATCTAATAAGCTGATGTGCTTTTGGTGTTTTCCACATCTGCAGACTGCAGCATAGACATTTCAGAGAGCTGCAGTAAAAACCAAAACGCTGGCAAAAGGAAAGCTGCGGGAGACAGGAGGGACCCACCTAAGAAGAAGAACGTGGACCAGGACGAAACCAAAAATGTTGCCAAAAAGTCAGTGGCCGAACAGAAACGTAAGTAGCAAGCAGCTTGGCTTTTATATTCAGGTGAAGAGCAAAATGAACATTTAGGGTAGAGCAGAGAGTAATTTGTGTGACAGCTGTAGTAAAACCcaatttgtttgtctgtttaggTGACTTCCAAGCGAGATACGTGGAGGAGCACCGGcttggagaaggaggctgcGGAGCAGTGTTTGCTGGCTACCGCATAAAAGATCATTTTCCAGTAAGTGTTCAGATGGTGGTAGTAAGACAGGCAGTAACGCAGATAAGGGATAATATCGTAAGCTGAGACGTGtgctgttttacacctttaattaTATCATACTGAGTAAATGCTGATCAATGCCCTGTGTCTTTTAGGTGGCCATCAAACACATCCCAAAGGGGAAAGTGTACTGCAAAGTGACGGTAAATGTGCAACACTTGAATTGTTTTTACATTAGTGGATTGCATGCAGCGTTCACCTGTGGAACGTCTGTTCCTCATCATCCACTTTGTCGAAATATTTCAGGATGAAAACGGGAAGCATCTGTCAGTGGAAGTTGCCATCATGCTGAAGCTTGCAGCTGAAGCAGATGGATCAGTGGGAGCATCAGCCCCAGTGTCTCTGCTGGAGTGGTTTGACTTTGGCAGAGAGCTGATCCTGGTGATGGAGAGACCCGTCCCCGCTGTGGACCTGGATAAATACATAGAAGAAAATGGAGGATTTTTACCAGAGGCCAAGGCCAAGGCAAGTTGACTTGCCTTAGAAGAGCCTTAGACTGTACATCATTCAATCAAAGCACAGAGTATTAGAGAAACATTAACCCATTGATTGATTATTGTCTTTTTCATCGTTTCCAGGTCATTCTGAAGCAGCTGGTTGATGCTGCCAAGCACCTGGAGGATAAACACATCTTTCACCGGGACATCAAGAGTGAGAACATTCTAATTGAGACCGGCTCAGATGTACCGCGTGTTCGTATCATCGACTTTGGACTGAGCTGCTTTGTTAAGGAGCGGTCGCTGTACCGCGTCTTCTATGGTAACATATTCTGCTCTTGCTCTTCACAGATGTAACAattttcaccttttgttttagaagaaattgcaattgtgtctgtttattAGGTACAGACATTTACTCCCCTCCCGAGTGGTACAGGCGCAGTTGCTACAGGTGTGGACCCACCACGGTATGGCAAATGGGAGTGGTTCTGTACGAAGCGCTTCATGTGGGGGACTTTAACACCACGAGCTTCCTCAAAAAGCGCCTGAAATTCAAAAGCCGTCTGTCTAAACGTAAGAAAACGTCACACTTCAAGATTGACTGATGGCTTGGACCACTGGAACGATCATCttcatgttttttctctttcctttctttccagGCTGCCGGGATTTCTTGGACGCGTGTTTAACCAGAGTCCCAGAGATGCGGCCGACGTTGGAGGACCTCCAGCATCACGCTTGGCTGAGATAAacccatcacacacacacacaaacacacgcaatTCAGACGTTATCATGTATGTGTGATATATGAGGTAActttcttgttttctgtttgacaggaaataatttttttaattgccCTATTTTAAACTTTGGTGTTTTGGAATTcctgtaaccccccccccagccATCCCAGGAAAGGGGATCTCTCTTTGAATGGGCTTTCCCGAGGTTTCTTCCCGTCAATCTGGCCCCCccaggggagtttttcctcgtcTTCATAGAGAGCTTGGGCTGGGTCAGGAGCTCCATCAAAACTGTCTTTAGTTGATTATTTTAAGGTAATCATATTCTTTAAAgtaatcaaataaaaaacagtaaaaatctgAAGACTTGAAGTAAactttcattaaaataaaacttgtttaaTTCATCTTTGCTGAGGATACTGTGTTATTACTATTTCAAGGATTGTATTTTACCCACGATGCATTTTGACAAGTAAgaaaattaaaaggtaaatcaGGTTCAGGTATATACAAAGAAAGTCACACTGCCACTGCTCTGAAGACTTGCATCTGTTGCCCTAACCCCCAACCAGTCTTGACAGATTTCCTGGTTCTAGCAGAGGTTGcagcagtttttccttcccactgttgctgaTTGTTTGCTCATAGTGGGCCTGTCTGATTGGTGGGATTCTTTCTCTAATATTATGGGTTCTCTACCTTACGATGTAAAGCGACTCTAGACGACAGATGTGATTTGTTCCTATAGTTacgatttaatttaattgttaaTTTCCGTTCAGGAAAGGAAGTTATTTCTTAATATCCATCTATACTCAGTGTGAACTGTATAAATTTAAGAGAGCTGTTTGACTGATCACCTAATGTGTGACAAAAGAATGCGCTGTGATGCTAATGACAGTCTGCGCTCTCTTACCTGTCTGCAAAGGTTGTCCATAAAATTACTGCTGCAATTTATCGGAGATGTGCAGAAGCAGAGGCAGTTGACCGCATTTGAAAATGATGTAATTCATGCAATATTGATTAAGCTACTGTTAAGACATTACGTAATAATTTAACAAActgtgttcatttatttatttctataaaTATTTCTCTATATATGTGAATTCCGCATTTGTTCTTTGTACATTCATTAATCTAAATATTCAACATCCTCACTCAGGACTGCAGagattgacaaaaaaaaaatctcaaaaactATATCTCAATCTGAGCTTGGACTGAATTTGCGTGTATA
This DNA window, taken from Oreochromis niloticus isolate F11D_XX linkage group LG16, O_niloticus_UMD_NMBU, whole genome shotgun sequence, encodes the following:
- the LOC106097784 gene encoding serine/threonine-protein kinase pim-1 isoform X1, whose translation is MLLLDSTPFQWSGKYYMCFWRTVFYSHWFAGQSGPPEGSPAIDRQVTLAENCLVARAEGAEQGRQPPLLALRNCKTRMTKRKASPEKKTPIKRRRVSEQAGPSTSSDAHVVKGVKRKVQQDEAGTTNTAKKCKLLDHMSGDKGQASSWLDTGKDCSIDISESCSKNQNAGKRKAAGDRRDPPKKKNVDQDETKNVAKKSVAEQKRDFQARYVEEHRLGEGGCGAVFAGYRIKDHFPVAIKHIPKGKVYCKVTDENGKHLSVEVAIMLKLAAEADGSVGTSAPVSLLEWFDFGRELILVMERPVPAVDLDKYIEENGGFLPEDKAKVILKQLVDAAKHLEDKHIFHRDIKSENILIETGSDVPRVRIIDFGLSCFVKERSLYRVFYGTDIYSPPEWYRRSCYRCGPTTVWQMGVVLYEALHVGDFNTTSFLKKRLKFKSRLSKRCRDFLDACLTRVPEMRPTLEDLQHHAWLR
- the LOC106097784 gene encoding serine/threonine-protein kinase pim-1 isoform X2, with translation MERTVFYSHWFAGQSGPPEGSPAIDRQVTLAENCLVARAEGAEQGRQPPLLALRNCKTRMTKRKASPEKKTPIKRRRVSEQAGPSTSSDAHVVKGVKRKVQQDEAGTTNTAKKCKLLDHMSGDKGQASSWLDTGKDCSIDISESCSKNQNAGKRKAAGDRRDPPKKKNVDQDETKNVAKKSVAEQKRDFQARYVEEHRLGEGGCGAVFAGYRIKDHFPVAIKHIPKGKVYCKVTDENGKHLSVEVAIMLKLAAEADGSVGTSAPVSLLEWFDFGRELILVMERPVPAVDLDKYIEENGGFLPEDKAKVILKQLVDAAKHLEDKHIFHRDIKSENILIETGSDVPRVRIIDFGLSCFVKERSLYRVFYGTDIYSPPEWYRRSCYRCGPTTVWQMGVVLYEALHVGDFNTTSFLKKRLKFKSRLSKRCRDFLDACLTRVPEMRPTLEDLQHHAWLR
- the LOC106097784 gene encoding serine/threonine-protein kinase pim-1 isoform X3; its protein translation is MKKETRKVTTEADKKDPGDQNCKTRMTKRKASPEKKTPIKRRRVSEQAGPSTSSDAHVVKGVKRKVQQDEAGTTNTAKKCKLLDHMSGDKGQASSWLDTGKDCSIDISESCSKNQNAGKRKAAGDRRDPPKKKNVDQDETKNVAKKSVAEQKRDFQARYVEEHRLGEGGCGAVFAGYRIKDHFPVAIKHIPKGKVYCKVTDENGKHLSVEVAIMLKLAAEADGSVGTSAPVSLLEWFDFGRELILVMERPVPAVDLDKYIEENGGFLPEDKAKVILKQLVDAAKHLEDKHIFHRDIKSENILIETGSDVPRVRIIDFGLSCFVKERSLYRVFYGTDIYSPPEWYRRSCYRCGPTTVWQMGVVLYEALHVGDFNTTSFLKKRLKFKSRLSKRCRDFLDACLTRVPEMRPTLEDLQHHAWLR
- the LOC106097784 gene encoding serine/threonine-protein kinase pim-1 isoform X4 — protein: MLLLDSTPFQWSDCKTRMTKRKASPEKKTPIKRRRVSEQAGPSTSSDAHVVKGVKRKVQQDEAGTTNTAKKCKLLDHMSGDKGQASSWLDTGKDCSIDISESCSKNQNAGKRKAAGDRRDPPKKKNVDQDETKNVAKKSVAEQKRDFQARYVEEHRLGEGGCGAVFAGYRIKDHFPVAIKHIPKGKVYCKVTDENGKHLSVEVAIMLKLAAEADGSVGTSAPVSLLEWFDFGRELILVMERPVPAVDLDKYIEENGGFLPEDKAKVILKQLVDAAKHLEDKHIFHRDIKSENILIETGSDVPRVRIIDFGLSCFVKERSLYRVFYGTDIYSPPEWYRRSCYRCGPTTVWQMGVVLYEALHVGDFNTTSFLKKRLKFKSRLSKRCRDFLDACLTRVPEMRPTLEDLQHHAWLR
- the LOC106097784 gene encoding serine/threonine-protein kinase pim-1 isoform X5 yields the protein MTKRKASPEKKTPIKRRRVSEQAGPSTSSDAHVVKGVKRKVQQDEAGTTNTAKKCKLLDHMSGDKGQASSWLDTGKDCSIDISESCSKNQNAGKRKAAGDRRDPPKKKNVDQDETKNVAKKSVAEQKRDFQARYVEEHRLGEGGCGAVFAGYRIKDHFPVAIKHIPKGKVYCKVTDENGKHLSVEVAIMLKLAAEADGSVGTSAPVSLLEWFDFGRELILVMERPVPAVDLDKYIEENGGFLPEDKAKVILKQLVDAAKHLEDKHIFHRDIKSENILIETGSDVPRVRIIDFGLSCFVKERSLYRVFYGTDIYSPPEWYRRSCYRCGPTTVWQMGVVLYEALHVGDFNTTSFLKKRLKFKSRLSKRCRDFLDACLTRVPEMRPTLEDLQHHAWLR
- the LOC109197485 gene encoding serine/threonine-protein kinase pim-1 codes for the protein MKKETRKVTTEADKKDPGDQNCKTRMTKRKASPEKKTPIKRRRVSEQAGPSTGSDAHVVKGVKRKVQQDEAGTTNTAKKCKLLDHMSGDKGQASSWLDTGKDCSIDISESCSKNQNAGKRKAAGDRRDPPKKKNVDQDETKNVAKKSVAEQKRDFQARYVEEHRLGEGGCGAVFAGYRIKDHFPVAIKHIPKGKVYCKVTDENGKHLSVEVAIMLKLAAEADGSVGASAPVSLLEWFDFGRELILVMERPVPAVDLDKYIEENGGFLPEAKAKVILKQLVDAAKHLEDKHIFHRDIKSENILIETGSDVPRVRIIDFGLSCFVKERSLYRVFYGTDIYSPPEWYRRSCYRCGPTTVWQMGVVLYEALHVGDFNTTSFLKKRLKFKSRLSKRCRDFLDACLTRVPEMRPTLEDLQHHAWLR